From one Flavobacterium sp. N502536 genomic stretch:
- the rfbD gene encoding dTDP-4-dehydrorhamnose reductase, with amino-acid sequence MRKILVTGANGQLGSELSVLSVSYPEFEWIFADRTKITLDNLELLNDQLNEIKPNIIFNCGAYTAVDKAETERELAFTINNLAVELIAKYTFENNVKLIHISTDYVFDGSSSSALNEEAKTNPINVYGESKLAGEIACLRENPDSIIIRTSWVYSKFGNNFVKTMQRLMQERDTINVVNDQIGSPTYAADLAQAMMVILESSDWIPGIYNYSNEDEVSWYEFALSIKELGGYNCNVGGISSSSYLTPAKRPKFSLLDKKKIKTLYNLEIPNYKQSLKKIFI; translated from the coding sequence ATGAGAAAAATACTTGTTACAGGAGCAAATGGACAACTAGGATCTGAACTTTCAGTTCTGTCAGTATCTTATCCGGAATTTGAATGGATTTTTGCAGATCGGACAAAAATCACATTAGATAATTTGGAGTTGCTTAATGATCAGCTAAATGAAATTAAGCCTAATATTATTTTTAATTGCGGCGCTTATACAGCAGTTGATAAAGCAGAAACTGAAAGAGAACTGGCTTTTACGATAAATAATCTAGCTGTAGAATTAATTGCAAAATATACGTTCGAGAATAATGTAAAACTAATCCATATTTCAACAGATTATGTATTTGATGGGTCTTCTTCTTCTGCTTTAAATGAAGAGGCAAAAACAAATCCTATAAATGTTTATGGAGAGAGCAAATTAGCCGGAGAAATTGCGTGCTTAAGAGAGAATCCAGATTCAATTATTATACGAACCTCTTGGGTGTATAGTAAGTTTGGGAATAATTTTGTCAAAACGATGCAAAGATTGATGCAAGAAAGAGATACAATAAATGTTGTAAATGATCAAATTGGTTCACCAACATATGCTGCTGATTTAGCCCAAGCAATGATGGTTATTTTAGAATCGTCTGATTGGATTCCTGGAATTTACAATTATTCAAATGAAGACGAAGTAAGTTGGTATGAATTTGCGTTGAGTATAAAAGAATTAGGGGGGTATAATTGTAATGTTGGTGGGATTTCATCCTCTTCCTATCTAACTCCTGCAAAACGCCCGAAATTTTCATTATTAGATAAGAAAAAAATAAAAACTCTTTACAATTTAGAAATTCCTAATTATAAACAAAGTTTAAAAAAGATATTTATATAA
- the rfbC gene encoding dTDP-4-dehydrorhamnose 3,5-epimerase has protein sequence MKSEKTFIEDLLIIEPTVFGDERGYFFESYSKAKFADLGINIDFVQDNQSFSKKGTLRGLHYQNPPFSQTKLVRVLEGEIVDVAVDLRRDSPTYGKSFSVLLSAENKKQLLVPQGFAHGFSVISETASVMYKCDQFYDKVSEGGIRFDDPSLNIDWGINLKEAIVSEKDQILPFIENCNSLF, from the coding sequence ATGAAATCAGAAAAAACTTTTATAGAGGATTTATTAATTATTGAGCCAACTGTTTTTGGAGATGAAAGAGGTTACTTTTTTGAATCTTACAGTAAAGCAAAATTTGCAGACTTAGGAATAAATATCGATTTCGTTCAGGATAATCAATCATTTTCAAAAAAAGGAACATTACGTGGCTTGCATTACCAGAACCCTCCTTTTTCGCAAACCAAATTAGTTCGCGTTTTAGAAGGAGAAATTGTTGATGTAGCAGTAGATTTAAGAAGAGATTCTCCCACATATGGAAAATCATTTAGTGTTTTACTGTCGGCCGAAAATAAGAAGCAATTATTAGTGCCGCAAGGTTTTGCACATGGTTTTTCGGTTATTAGCGAAACGGCTTCCGTAATGTATAAATGTGATCAGTTTTATGATAAAGTCTCTGAAGGCGGAATTAGATTTGATGATCCTTCTTTAAATATTGATTGGGGAATAAATCTAAAAGAAGCTATTGTTTCTGAGAAAGACCAGATTCTTCCTTTTATAGAGAATTGTAATAGCCTATTTTAA
- a CDS encoding WxcM-like domain-containing protein, whose protein sequence is MTPKTIQGNIFSDKRGTISYVNDFDFDGIERFYIISNSEENPIRAWQGHKLDAKNFYCIRGSFKIHFVKIDNWEFPSKDLLVETVLVSDTDSKIVHIPAGYANAIESLEKDAKLISFSTLPLTKVCDDDVRYDSDYWKINE, encoded by the coding sequence ATGACACCCAAAACAATTCAAGGTAATATCTTTTCAGATAAAAGAGGTACTATTTCTTATGTAAATGATTTTGATTTTGATGGTATTGAACGGTTTTACATTATTAGTAATTCAGAAGAAAATCCTATTCGTGCCTGGCAGGGACATAAATTAGACGCTAAAAACTTTTATTGTATTAGAGGATCATTTAAAATTCATTTTGTAAAAATTGATAATTGGGAATTTCCTTCAAAAGATTTACTTGTTGAAACCGTATTGGTTTCAGATACGGATAGCAAAATTGTTCATATACCGGCGGGATATGCGAATGCAATAGAATCATTGGAAAAAGATGCTAAATTGATTTCATTTTCGACTTTGCCACTGACAAAGGTATGTGATGATGATGTTCGGTATGATTCAGACTATTGGAAGATAAATGAATAA
- a CDS encoding MraY family glycosyltransferase yields MNYTIVGILLMIIMLLYFKVANRFNIIDKPNERSSHTEITLRGGGIIFWFSAFLYFVQNSQTNYFFFAGITLVSLVSFWDDIQNLSNKIRIAVHFIAITLIFFNLGLFSLFPLWGIMITYILAIGLINAYNFMDGINGITGLYTFVVMGSLLYVNNNIQLFSNNDFIKYPIIASLVFLFFNYRKKAKCFAGDVGSIAIAFWIIYLVLQLILRTNSLIWLLFLAVYGVDSICTIIHRLYLKQNIFEAHRLHLYQVLSNEYKIPHRLVSLYYAIVQMSVSIVVIFLYQKVQDITLFGIVIIPLLLIYSGKFYLLHNKIR; encoded by the coding sequence ATGAATTATACAATAGTAGGAATCCTTTTAATGATTATAATGCTGCTTTATTTTAAAGTAGCTAACCGATTTAACATTATTGATAAACCCAACGAAAGAAGCTCCCATACAGAAATTACCTTGAGAGGTGGTGGTATTATTTTTTGGTTCTCAGCATTTTTGTATTTTGTTCAGAATTCACAAACGAATTATTTTTTCTTCGCAGGAATAACTTTGGTTAGTTTAGTTAGTTTTTGGGATGATATACAAAACTTATCTAACAAGATTAGAATTGCTGTGCATTTTATTGCCATTACATTGATATTCTTTAATCTAGGGTTATTTTCTTTATTCCCTTTATGGGGTATCATGATTACTTATATTCTTGCAATAGGATTAATTAATGCCTATAATTTTATGGATGGTATTAATGGCATAACAGGTTTATACACTTTTGTGGTAATGGGATCTTTGCTTTATGTGAATAATAACATTCAATTGTTTAGTAATAATGATTTTATAAAGTATCCTATAATTGCCAGCTTGGTTTTCTTATTTTTTAATTATAGAAAAAAAGCAAAATGTTTTGCTGGAGATGTAGGAAGTATAGCTATAGCTTTTTGGATAATTTATTTGGTTTTACAACTTATATTAAGAACAAACTCGCTCATTTGGCTATTATTTTTGGCTGTTTATGGAGTTGATAGCATTTGTACAATTATACATCGTTTGTATTTAAAGCAAAATATTTTTGAAGCTCACCGTTTACATTTGTATCAAGTGTTAAGTAATGAGTACAAAATTCCCCATAGATTAGTTTCATTATATTATGCTATAGTTCAGATGAGTGTCTCAATCGTAGTTATTTTTTTATATCAGAAAGTTCAGGATATTACATTATTTGGTATTGTTATTATTCCCCTACTGCTCATTTATTCAGGTAAATTTTACCTGTTACATAATAAAATAAGATAA
- a CDS encoding EpsG family protein yields the protein MTFTVLILVAGFREKIGVDYNSYVSWYFQKTRDSDFEFGFVAIMNLFRWLGLSPSHLFFFFSFFTCYFVILGIKNYTANSSIALLFYVLIPSLYLTSFSLVRQSFAVAVSFYAFYYLINKRYLFYFLLMFLGVSIHRSCLIPFFVFLFVFKFYDKFKTTHLLGLIIGSFILSRFDFIQIFRILFENNRYLYYFSNKEQQVELIKLIIINLEGIFILFYFQYVKEKRFYDKHLLIIYCFSIVFVNLCSKNSDSTRIATYFRIFEIIVLTKLIFLESGRKRSIIFLFFYALYFSAFLVGLKKDFDRQNINMPKFIPYKNILWSFLNENCNNAKNIN from the coding sequence TTGACGTTCACAGTACTTATTTTAGTAGCGGGATTTAGAGAAAAAATAGGCGTTGACTATAATAGTTATGTTTCTTGGTATTTTCAGAAAACTCGCGATTCTGATTTTGAATTCGGATTTGTTGCTATTATGAACTTGTTTAGATGGCTTGGTCTCAGTCCTTCTCATCTTTTTTTCTTTTTTTCTTTTTTTACTTGTTACTTTGTTATTTTAGGAATAAAGAATTATACAGCAAATTCTAGTATCGCATTATTATTTTATGTCCTGATTCCAAGTTTGTATCTTACGTCATTTAGTTTAGTTAGACAATCTTTTGCTGTAGCAGTTAGCTTTTATGCATTCTATTATTTAATTAATAAAAGATATTTATTTTATTTTTTATTAATGTTCTTAGGTGTATCTATTCATCGAAGTTGTCTAATTCCTTTTTTTGTTTTTCTTTTTGTTTTTAAGTTTTATGACAAATTCAAAACAACACATTTACTTGGATTAATCATAGGTTCCTTTATTTTATCCAGATTTGATTTTATTCAGATTTTTAGAATACTATTTGAAAATAACAGATATCTCTATTATTTTTCAAATAAAGAGCAACAAGTTGAATTAATAAAATTAATTATTATAAATCTGGAGGGGATTTTTATTTTATTTTATTTTCAATATGTTAAAGAAAAAAGGTTTTATGATAAACACTTATTGATCATATATTGCTTTTCTATTGTTTTTGTCAATCTATGCTCTAAAAACTCTGACTCAACCAGGATTGCTACATACTTCAGAATCTTTGAGATCATAGTTTTGACAAAGTTAATTTTTCTTGAAAGCGGGCGTAAAAGAAGTATTATTTTTTTATTTTTCTATGCTCTTTATTTTAGTGCTTTTTTAGTTGGATTAAAAAAAGATTTTGACCGACAGAATATTAATATGCCCAAATTTATACCTTATAAAAATATTTTATGGTCATTCCTAAATGAAAATTGCAATAATGCAAAGAATATAAATTAA
- a CDS encoding NAD-dependent epimerase/dehydratase family protein produces the protein MKVLLTGSTGFLGKIILETIKNEHQIIELSRKSGNYKAVLEEGIIKFTESFDLVIHSAGKAHSLPKTEREIRAFHEVNVTGTENLLKSLEVSELPKQFVFISSVSVYGQETGSDILEGHSLLAKDPYGISKIKAEKLVEKWCLDNDVKCTILRLPLLVGKNPPGNLGAMIKAIELGYYFNINGGKAKKSMVLARDVAKFIPTVAAVGGIYNLTDGANPSFNQLSLAILGKKSFNLPLSLAKFIGK, from the coding sequence ATGAAAGTATTACTAACTGGATCTACTGGGTTTCTGGGTAAGATTATTCTTGAAACAATTAAAAATGAGCATCAAATTATTGAGCTATCTCGTAAATCAGGAAATTATAAGGCTGTATTAGAGGAGGGAATAATTAAATTTACGGAATCTTTTGATTTGGTAATTCATTCAGCAGGCAAAGCTCATTCTTTGCCTAAAACTGAAAGAGAAATAAGGGCTTTTCATGAAGTAAATGTTACAGGGACAGAAAACTTACTTAAAAGTTTAGAAGTATCAGAGTTGCCTAAACAATTTGTTTTTATAAGTTCAGTTTCTGTATATGGACAAGAAACAGGGAGTGATATTCTTGAGGGACACTCACTACTAGCCAAAGATCCTTACGGCATTAGTAAAATTAAAGCCGAGAAATTAGTTGAGAAATGGTGCCTGGATAATGATGTTAAATGCACTATTTTGAGATTGCCATTATTAGTAGGAAAGAACCCGCCAGGTAATTTAGGGGCTATGATAAAAGCAATCGAGTTAGGGTATTATTTTAACATAAATGGAGGGAAAGCAAAAAAAAGTATGGTTTTAGCTCGTGATGTGGCTAAATTTATACCAACTGTTGCTGCTGTAGGCGGAATTTATAATCTTACAGATGGAGCTAATCCTAGTTTTAATCAATTAAGTTTAGCGATATTGGGAAAAAAATCTTTTAACTTGCCATTGAGTTTAGCCAAGTTTATTGGAAAATAG
- a CDS encoding glycosyltransferase family 2 protein has translation MQSHKVSIITPLYNSESFIAETIQSVLAQTYNNWEMLIVDDCSTDNSKSIIEDFAKHDDRIKYFKTSSPSGSPTIPRNIGIEMASGRFIAFLDSDDLWNSNKLQLQIPLFNDQKVGIVFSDYEKINEEGQSDERFIIAPNQVSYKELLKGNVIACLTVVFDSEKLSKIYFTKQGHEDYAFWLSILKKGYIAKNVGHVLAKYRVRKSSVSSNKFKVIKWYYAIYRKNENLSVLQTLYYLIIALSKSFFKYVK, from the coding sequence AACAATCCAATCAGTATTAGCTCAAACATATAATAACTGGGAAATGTTAATTGTTGATGATTGTTCAACAGATAATTCCAAATCTATAATTGAAGATTTTGCTAAGCATGATGATAGAATAAAATATTTTAAGACAAGCTCGCCATCAGGGTCACCCACTATTCCCAGAAATATTGGTATAGAAATGGCTTCCGGTAGATTTATAGCTTTCTTGGATAGTGATGATTTATGGAATTCTAATAAACTCCAATTGCAGATTCCATTATTTAATGATCAAAAAGTAGGTATTGTTTTTTCCGATTATGAAAAAATAAATGAAGAAGGACAGTCTGATGAAAGATTCATAATTGCACCAAATCAGGTTAGTTATAAAGAGTTATTAAAGGGAAATGTAATAGCTTGTTTAACAGTGGTTTTTGATAGCGAAAAACTAAGCAAGATCTATTTTACAAAGCAAGGACATGAAGATTATGCTTTTTGGTTAAGTATACTAAAAAAAGGATATATAGCCAAAAATGTGGGGCATGTTCTCGCTAAATACCGCGTTAGAAAATCCTCAGTTTCCTCGAATAAATTTAAAGTTATTAAATGGTATTATGCAATTTATCGTAAGAATGAAAATCTTTCAGTATTACAAACTTTGTATTATTTAATAATTGCACTGAGTAAATCTTTTTTTAAGTATGTTAAATGA